TGCTGCTCGCCTTTCTGCCTCCACATGCCACTCTTTTCTGTCTCCTCCTCTGACCCCCTCTTCCTCCAACCTTAGCAAAAACCCAAGCTCCCCCTCCTCAATCTTTGGTGATGATCCCATCGCCCCAATCCTCTTCTTATACCCACGATGCACACCCCCcgtcctcctcctccctctcctcttcctctaCCCTTGGCGACGACCCCGACGTCCTGCTCCTTGTCCTCCACCCTTGATGCATACCCCacctcctcctccctctccttttcctctgctcttggtgaCAACACCAAGGCCCCGCCCCTTCTCCTTTGCCCTCAGTGCACAACCCCTCAACTCCTCTTCGGATCTTCTCCAACTCTACCACCCACCTCCATCAGAAAATCATGATTTGAAAGAGGAGGGGTGGcaagaacacttttggaaaaaaaaagactTGATATTCAATTTAACTATGATCTTTGAGGTCTTTACTCTACCAGCCACACATCTAATACTTCAATTGATTgccgatgaaaaaattaaatcatcTATTTTTAATTTAACGGTCAAAAATTGATCAGTTATAAAAAGATCAAACAACTCTTTGGAGTACTGCAGTAAAACCCTTAAAATGTATACTCCTCTGAAAGCTCAATATACAATACATAAGCGTGTGtgcgtctctctctctctatatatatatatacacacgcacgcacgcacgcactaCCATCTCTCGAAACAACGTTATAAGGGGAACCTAGATGATTGTTTTGTGCAAAATCTATTCTGAATAGAATTAAAGACGGGAAAGATGATATCGGGAAACTTCCGtttcccatttttttttcttttcaattaagCAAGCTTTGAAAATAACGCGATTCCCATTCCCATCCCTTTAACCCCccacccccttctctctctctaatgAGCCATCCTTGCATCACGTACAGGTGAACTACATCTTAGGAGACAACCCCAAGAAGATGAGTTATGTGGTGGGTTATGGCAAGAACTACCCGAAGCACGTCCACCACCGTGGCGCCTCCATCCCCGATGACGGCGTCAAGTACTCATGCACCATCGGGTGGAAGTGGTTCCACGCCAAATCGCCCAATCCCAATGTGATCACCGGCGCCATGGTCGGCGGCCCTGACCGTTTCGATGGCTTCAAGGACGCGAGGCAGAGCTATGGCTACACCGAGCCCACACTAGCCGGCAATGCAGGCCTCGTCGCAGCCCTCGTGTCAGTAACAAGCAGCGGGGGTGCCGGCGTCGACAAGAACACCATGTTCTCCGCTGTGCCACCACTCTTCCCGGCAGCACCACCCCCTCCACCACCCTGGAGGCCATAAGAGCTCATTGGTTTGAGTTGGTTCGAGGAGCTCCTTGGCTTTTATACGTTCgtgtaggttttttttttttttttttcctttgtcatTGTGTTGTTTTGTATATAGGATATTGATGGAAAGTTTGTGTCATAGCTGAGAGTTGGATGTTTCAACTTGGAACCATGTCAGAAATAACTTGATTTGAAATGCTTGCAGCTGTAAACTACTAAACCGGGTTCCTTATGGGATCCATGCACATGAACACCGAGAACTGAAAAAAGTTTAGCACAATGAGTTGAAGTTAACTGGGGAGATTTAGAAAGATATATAATCCTTCTTATTATTCAATAACAATCACACACaattaaaagagagaaaaaacagAGGAGAGAAAAATATGCAAACCAAGGCTTACGGCAGTTATCATGccacaccattttttttttttgatagaagccCCTTTGTAATTTACTTCAGAACGGGAATAATCCTCTCCCAATACCACTAAACATAATCCTCAAGAAGACAGCACGTTCGCCATCTCGGTACCGGAATCCATATGATGCCGATACACGGTTCGATACAATATGAAATGGTATACCGACTGTGACACCATATGGGTACAAGACCGGTACAATATGATACGAGATGTATCACACGATTCAGCCGGGTATAGCATTCCATGATCTCAATTAACGGGCTTTATATGATTTAGTACATAGGAGTGATTAATGTCACTTTATATGATTTACTACATGTAATCCAATCCATCCATTTCTGATGAAACAGTCGGGAATTGTGAAAGATATAATATTTCATATTAATAAGAAGACAGGATCAAATTATCCGTACGATCGGAAATTCATAGGGAAAAATAATAATACACATGAGAAATTGAAGGATGAAAGAAGAGGGGAGGGTGAAAAGGAACACCGAGTAATATTATCAGAAGAAGTCTTGGACGCCCTTGCCGGCGAAGAAGCTGTCGGATATCTCGGCGAGGATGGCGTTGACGGTGAGAAGAGCGATGCTGGAGCCGGCGATGACGGCTAGGACGACGCCGGTGGTGCCTAGGACCCTCCCAAACGCTGGCCACTCGATCTCCCTCACCTCCTCCGCCACCCCTCCCCACAGATCCGGCGCCGACGACGACTTCTTCCTCCTCGCCTCCATCATCTCCTTGAGCTGCTCTGTTTGCTCCGCACTCTCTGTCTTCTTTCCAGAAGTCTCCTCACCCGCCGCTGCATCCTCCTCCTCTAGGGTTTCGGATGAGCCGTCGTTTTTTTGGGCTGAGGAGCGAGAGGGTCGGCGGACGGATGTGAAAGCGAGGACCGGAGGGAGCCGCGACGGTGGTGGCCGGATCTGGATGAGGCGGTGAACAAGACGCGCCGGCCGGGAAAAGGTGGCGCGCGGTGGCGGTGGGGTTTGGGGAAGAAGACGAGAGAAGCATAGGACGATCATGCTGCCCCAGGCTCTCTCACATCCACACACTCTATGCCGGTGGGTGGTCTGGATCCAGCACAGTCGCATAGAAGATAGGGGCCCGTTTTAGTTTACCATTTTGATAGTTTATTTTATCAGCCATTACTGTAGTTATAACAAAAGTTTACTATTTTTGGAGCAAAATATCTCATTTGTTATACACAGATAAGAGGACCGGAGAAATAAAACTAAGCAGGAGAAATAAGTCATAGATAATGTGAGAAAGAATGCACGAACAACtttatcagaaaaaaatagaATCAAGTTTAACAACGTTGTGATATAAAATGATCTTAAATATATGCATCCGGgtatttctctttctttatactttcttttgagtatttttttaaaatctatttacttaaaatttttaaactcttcataaatatttgtcttctcaaattttttgatttttctttattcttttgattttttggCACGTGTGGAATTGGAGTTGTTATAGAAAATTCAGCTAATAGTAGATGTATGCTGGGCAAATTTTTCTGTTCAAAAAAGATgggataatataaaaaatttaatttaaaacgaacaagattcatcataaaaaaaaaatatatattttataatgagATGATATTCTTCGAGTCCGGTCATTATCTTCTCTAATGCTTTAAAGTTAACGGAACATCCCGGCACAACAAAGCTGTGCTTCGTTGGACAACGCTCTTGTCTACATAGAGACAGTTGACAGTGGAGTTGATCTCACGATTATCACACAAATATTTTTCTCCAATAgcttttatttgaaaatattttttgctcATTAATTTTCAAATGACACAGTGGGCGCAGGTGGACTAGTCCAATTGAACCATGGGCGGCCTCGCCCAATGTCCCTGGCTGGTATTGCGGAACCTACTACTACTCCACCAACTCTCTCCGGGGCTTTGCTGCCTCCCagtttcctcttctctttcttcaacTGATGCCGCACTTAATTTACTTTCTTTACAGTTTCCAcctacaataaaaaaattagatgccAGCACTTGTGCAAGAAACTGAGAACATGAAACAAGTGTTGGAACATGAAAGCTCTGTGAGAAATGATGAACAATTTTGGAGTGAGTTTTGCATTAAAAAATTATCTGTTGTTGATTTTGTAAGAGAAGAATTgtcattttatttcatttttgcaAAACCACATGAATCCCTAGACGATTTTGACTTCTAAATACAAGTCACCTGATacgtatatttaaaatatatacttcCCCAAAACCTCAATATGCAATAATACATAAACGTATACACACCCAtgcgcgcatatatatatatatatatatatatatatatatatatatatatatatatatatatatatatttagataaggTGATTGGATTTGGACTTATATCCAATCAGATCAAAACTAAATAATGAAGGTCTTACATTGATGATCTAAATCGTtggatataattatattaaaaaaaaaaaaaaaaaaaaaaaaaaataatctactatctcaaaattaattaaaaaatataatttaattttatttagatgcaTAGATTAAAATctctaaattatataattttatgcatacaaataattttagatttcttATGTTCTTCCTTTTCTATGCAGCAAGCTTTGAAAATAATGTGTTTCCCATCCCTTTAATCTTGTCTACATTGCAGCTGTTACAGGTGAACTGCATCTTAGGAGACAACCCAAGAAAGATGAGTTATGTGGTGGGTAATGGCAAAAACTATCCGAAGCACATCTAACATCGTGGTGCCTCAACATTGCAGTCAAAAGCTCATAGTTCGGCATGTGAGGTATAGGGCTATTCATAATTCGGTTTCAGATCGAAACTCGGCCCAAACCGAATCAAACAATCGAATCGAAATCAAATCGAATATAGATCGGTTTGATTTTCGACtttcattttcaaaaattttgattttcaattcgattaaaaattaaaaaatttaaaaattgaacaaaaaatcgaagtcataatttaaatttatgttgtttaatattttaagaacTTGTTGGTTACATGGACGGATGATTGAatattaaatttgatctattattATAATTTGCTGTGATACTTGATTGTTTGTTTGTATTGTATATaatgtatttttatatattatattttatttattattgatttattatttattaattactaaatatcattatttattaattattgatttttaatgtaaaaaattatcGAACAACAAATTCAATAGATCCTGAATTTAATTAAATGTAATGTAACAAACTACCATGAAtcgataataattatttgaatatattgtatcaaaaatagataattaaaataaaaaattataaaaaaataataatcgaaCCAAATCGAAATTCTCGGTTCGATTTCGATTCGATTCCTCTCTTATTCGGGTCGGTTTTTGATTGTCATTTTTTTGTTATTCAATTTTTGGATCGAGTCGGTTCGAATCGGATTGGGTTGGTCCAAACCGAATGAACAGTCCTagtgaggtattgtccgtttaGCCTATGGCCCATAGATCGGAGGCTATATGAGCTGTTCTTGGGCTTTACAGTATCTCATGTGGGAAGGATACTCTcttcctaaataaattagattcttcTTTGACTCCAACCAATATGGACTAATGATGTCCTTTCTTCTATACACAAATAATCCTCCAGTTAATAGGAATCTGTATACTCTATAGGCCGTCTCTGTATACTTCTATAAAGTGATGTCTAGGCAAAATGGCCTCACAATCCATTAAGATGATATCCTTTCTTTAGTATCAATATTGCAGTTAAGAGCTCATATACGTGAAGTATTATCTGTTTTAATCTACGGCCTATACGATGATGTCAAATACTCATGCACCACCGGGTGAAAGTGGTTCTGTGCCAAATTGCCCAATCCCAATGTGATCACCGGCGTCATAGTTGGTGGCCTGACCATTTTGATGAGTTCAAGGCCGTGAGTCAGAGCTATGGCTACACTGAGCCCACACTAGCCAGCAATGCAGGCCGCGTCGCAGCCCTCGTGTCACTGACGAGCAGTGATAGGTCGTAGACGCCATGCTCCTTGCCCGGGCAGCACCACCACCACCATGGAGGCCATGAGAGCTTATTGGTTTGAGTTGGTTGGACCAAGACCTTGGCTTTTATACGTTTACGTAGGTTCTTCTATTTTGTTATTGTGTTATTTTGTATATAAGATATTGATGGAAAGTTTGTGTTACATGGATGTTTATAACTTAATTTGAAATGCTTGTGCCGGGTGGCATACTCTCTGCTTCCctttcactcaaaaaaaaaaaaatgaaatgctTGTAGCTGTAAACCGGTTTCCTTATGGGATCCATGCACCGAAAACTGAAAAAAAAGTTTAGTACGCGATCTCGTCCAAATAGAATGAGTTGAAGTTAACTGGGGAGATTTAGAAAGATATATAATCCTTCTTATCATCCAATAACAATCacccaaaaataaaagagagaaaaacaGAGGAGAGAAGAAGATGCAAACCAAGGCTTACTGTGGTTATCATGACATatctttgttttttttatttttttgatagacgCCCCTTTGTAATTTACTTCAGAATACCACTAACCATAGCACTCAAGAAAACAGCATCTTAATCAAGGGATTTGAAAACGGCACATTCAAAGATTTTGCTTTAAAAATGATAATGTTAAATTGGATTACAGTTTTGCGGTCAAAACTATTGGACTTCAATCTATATTCAACTTCCCCCCACAACGTCTTTACTTCCATCGATATTCAACTTTGCCGGAGTTTTGCACCCTTCTCCCTCCGTCTCCAAACGTTCTCATTAAGTTATGCACCCTGGATTTTCATGATTAAAGCATGATCACCACACAGCAGGTTGCAAACatgaatataataatagataGGAATTATGTCTTTCTTAGGTTTGATCCAATTCTTAGCTAAATACAGCCCAACTTTTCCGCATTGCAGATTcacattttcttttccttttttttttttttaattgtggGGCGGGTGGGGGGTTGGGGTAAGGCAAGCAAGTCCAATTTTTAAAATACACCCAGCCAAGATCATATATGATGGAGTTTAATGCACatcattttttaagaaaatattgaATGCAAATATTTTGTTGGTGAATgtgcctttttttttaaaaattatggatgTATATATTTTCCATAATGAGTGCACATTCTTAGGCTGCAGTGTATATTCACATGCTGAATATCTTTGTAAAGCAAGGACAAAAGtgtgcaaaaattttaaaactggTCATTCGTGATTTCTTGCAGAAAAATAGATAAGATCTGATCgacaaaaccttttttttttttaaaagtaggttatttctaaaaaaaatttatagctgAAATTGTCCTTATGAGCTATTTGACTGTATTAGCACACTACCAAGCCCTAAAGATGCAACAGTATCACTCAGAGAGCCAGAAAGAGATGTTCCTTTGAAGACTTGCATTGGAATTATGACCCAAAAGTAAACAAAATACTTGCGACAAAAACCATGGCCTTTGACAGCAAAATAAATATCTCGCATGCACCAATAAATATTTACTGCTCCATTGCATCTTCAACCATCTTTTATTGAAGAATAGGAATAATTAGAAGCCTCCTTTTTAAGCCCAAGGACAAATACACCTAATTCCCCCCTCCAAAACATCAAGGGAGTAAAAAAGAACAAAGTAATTGAGGGATCCCCATCTTCCAGCCTATAAacaaaaattagattgaatctcTCATCATTCTATATGGAGATCAATCCAAGTAAAATAGAGTAACAATTTTTCGAAGATTCTTCGCCTCCTGGCAGGTCTCCATGAGCAATCTGCTATCATGAAATGCAAAACAGATGACTTGCTGTACCTTTGAGAGAATGTCCATGTTGCAGAGCCTGTTGTTCCAGCATTGACGTGTTAGCAGAATATCAGTCCCTTCCAGAAACAGACCCAAAAATATATTATGCATTCATGCTCCAATAAATATCAGAAGCAAGGATGCCGTGAACTAAGACAAATAAAGTCATCCATTCCCTGCATTTCCTATTATTCCTACAAATAATGAACATCCAAGAAAGTGTGGTAACTGAGGGTTGAACCCCCACAAATAATGGAGGACATAGCTTCATCATGAAATAAACTTTGACACAGCCTGATTCCTTTTGGAGTTGATCCAGTTAGTATGTTTCTCACAGCTCCGAAATTATACAGGCTATTTGGGAACACTGATTCTTTTCAACAATTAAAACAAAAACTGTGCATATCTTTGGGTACTATTAGAACAAGGTTGACAGTCAAATTTTAGCAAAAATTGAGCAAGAACGGGAGTAGTTTTCCTTCATATTATATCTTAATGGAGATAATCTAGAATAATGTGGCAAGGGAGTTTGATTCTATTATGCTTTTCAACAATTCGCTCGTGGTAGAAGTAACTGTCATGGTGCAACAGTAACTGGGTGCGAAATTTCCTAAGCAGGGTTGAAGTTAGAGAGAAAATGGATATGATAGGTTGATCCTACGGATCTAACAATGGGCTGAAACATTGTAGAAAGATAATCATGCTCGTCTCAATTCAGGGCCAACATAATTGTAAAAGAACAAACTGATGCATTCATAAATTAGTAAGAATTAATTAGCAGTACCAAATCCAATCTCTACTAGGTCAGCAAGACAGCTGAAAGTTCAACTTGGGTGTAACTTTGTCGGATTGGTAATGTAGTTCTTCAAATTTAGGGATTATGGACAACAAAAAGGTAAATACACCGCCAGAACATACCTGCTAGCTTCAATCAATGGCAGATGATCATTCTCAGGTTTCTCAATCAGATTTTTGAcctgcaattttttttaaaaaaaaaaaaaaagagttaatGAAAGAACAAAAAAGATTAACTTTTCAAGATATAACTGACTAAACAATCTCATAAGTATACCAAAAAATTAACATAACTTGTTCAAGCAGAAGTAGAAATTAATTTCTTTTGCACTAAAAGAAGCATAAAGCATGTCTTCAGATGTATATGCAACCCAGAAATTAGTCAACTTGATTATCCCAGTCATGATGCTAAATGTATAAGGGCTGCTAAGGTGGATGATGTTTTAAGAAGTTTCAGATTTCAAATAATGGTACGGTATCTAAACTAGCATGATACAACAGATTTCAGAAAATTCTGCATAGATGGTGTCATACGCCTCCAGCCACAATGTCAACAGCCACCCTTAGAATGATGGATCTTCATAACCTCATCATCATATCACATATTCCAGAGTTTGGTCCTGACAACTTCACCCTCTTTTACTTTCCGCATGAAAATGTTTGCAaacatcttttagtccttaattGCTTATTATCTATCTTTTACTTAGATAATACAAAAATCAAAGCATTGCGGTTGGCTATTCATATACAAAAGGTtagtaaaataaaaaagaaaaagaaaagggggcaCTTTTGAAGGTGGTTGAACCATGATATGTTCATATTTAATTTCTGAACCATTAGTAATCAAAATGAGGAAGTTACTGAAAGAAGAACACCTCCAAAACACCCTCCATGCTAAGAGAAGCACCCACTTTATGGAAGCCACATACGCACAGGTTTTGCAATGCTGTTATCAAAGTAGAGTAATTTTCTCTGCTTCATTTGCTTCACCCAATACCTTTTGTTTTTCAAAGGAAGAACTTGATTCCCAACCCCCACCCCAAGCATTCAATTTCATCCATGCAAATCTGTTGGTGCATAGTGCATATAGAATCATAGATAGCATCATCAGTGCTCCCAGACAAATCATAGCACTACTACCAGGATGTGGAGGGGATGAACAAGCATTTTGCTAGTGCTCTTGTCCTTTTTCATGGTTGCACAAGACTTCCCTGGAGATTCTCAATGCCAAAATTTGGCAGGGGTGCAGTCGGTTTCTGCTTCCAAGCCTATTTTGATATCTTCTAGCCGGGTTTTAATTCCCAGAATTACTTTGTATGATACTTGGATAGATGGTTCTATCCATCAGGAAAGAAGACATCTGAAAACTgtgataaattaaaaaagaaaaggatcTTTTAGGTGTTTTGATGCACAGCAACATGAGGCACTAGCATCCTAAGCTTTGCCCTTAAATAGACATGATGGCCAGGCCCATGTAGCTGATTTACAATGGTCTACTAGTGATTTGGCCGGTGTTCTAAAAGCAGTCACATTATGCAGCAAGTAGTTGCTTAGGTAAATGCAAGCCACATAGGTAAATGCATACTTAGATGTACTTAAAAAAgcatttaaattttaatcaaatctcatgtGCATAAAAAAACAAAATTAGAAtaaaaagtagaataaaaataaacATGGAATGGAAAATTAAGGAAATATTGTTATACTTAAGGACCTGCATTAGTTTAGCAAGACATGTTAACTACTAACATTACCATTTTTTTCCCAAAATACACAAAAGTATTTATCAATCACCCAGAGAACAACTGATCCAGATGAGTTAATGCAACAGGCAACTCTATCGCATGATGAGGAACCTATATCATGTCACCAAGGATTTTTAGCAGAAATAAGAGATGCGGAGTTATAACCTCCTCGCCTACAACAGTTGACAATCCAACCTGTCTGCCTAATACCCAGCCaattgagaaaaagagaaaagaaagtcaAATCTAACTCACCTGAGACACCTAGGTCTGTGCAGTTTGCCTGGCACTTGTTCGGTGATTGGCCTACATAAACCTAGGCAGCTAGGCCTAAGCAGTCCAAAGATGGGATACATTAAAGCTGGGCAGCTAAATTCTAACTATAGCGGGGCTCAAACTCATAGTACTTTCTCTATTTTCATCAATGTAAAACAGCATATATAACGTCCAAGAGGAGAACTCACATTGCTTGACGTTATGGATAACTAGGTAACTAAAACATGCTATACATGAGCCATTCAGTAGCTTAATTATTTaagaaatttattaaaatctagCTCATAGCTGTGCTTCTTTATTTTCATGAccaacaatgaaaaaaaaaatctttagagattcattttaaaaaaagatcaaaagcTTAAAAAGGAAATATGACTCATTAGTAGCATAAGTGACCTTAGAAAGAACAATTAAGCTCTGGTTAATTTTCATTGCTATAAATAATCTGGAGCAGTTGATGCGAAAACTAGTTTGCAAACAACCAATTTAAATAATTGATGGAGATGACTAGCTCGAATATTGAATATGTCAATGACCTTGCATTTTCACATTTGAGAGAAAACGTAAATAACTTCTCCATGCCATCCATGCATATCACATAATAAAAATTAccttgcaaactccatcataaataataatcattCGAATTGCAAATGGAAGAACCCTTCAAAGTCAACACTTTCAAAACATAGTGTTATCTATTTTCAATTTTCATAATGAGTTTACAATGATTAATGTTATCCTTATCTCTCAAACCATAGAGGCTTATTCAGTAATTCTATAACATTCTTAAACTAGGAACATATGAAACATAACATTAATCGAGCATCATTCGATGCTATGGTACTCCCTTAGTTTCCTTGTGGTATAAGGTGAGTTAAACAGCTGTTATTCTTTTATTGACCAATGACTCAAAATGACAGCGGGTTGCCAACCATGTCTTGGTAGAATTATAAGTTGAAGTATTGGTTGATTTGTATTTTTGCGAAGTACTAGTGCTGGATGCAACAGTCTATGAATGGCCCAACCATATGAGTCTCACCAACTCATACCATGTTGACTCAGCAATCATCTCGTTCAAGATATGCCGTCTCGGTACTAGACCCCGTACCAGTGCTACCCTGTTACTATGTCAGTATGCCCGATACAAGGGCCAGTTTGGCATACAAAGTGTCGGTATGCCCACCGAACCATGTACCAGTTCAGTACTGATACAGTACACCCCCTACCATCAGGATTAGTATGGTATGGTATATCTTGAACTGAATAAAACCCCTACCATATCTTGTATCACGATAATACATTGAATCTGCACTATAATAATGGGAATAGGATTCCACCCTCCTTTTGACTCTTTTTGCAATAACTACCGAACTGCCATGTCATCTCCAAAACAGCTCTGAGTATATCATAGCATTGGGCATTTTCACTATTTTTGCCCTATCACATCCATGTGCTTTTCATGTGCCCTGTACTAGTTCAACAGTAATTCTTGAAAGGGACCATTGGACAGCTAAGACCATGAGAAGACACCAATGCATaaagagaggaagggaagagatggcaTTCTGCATGAGGTAAGGGTTAGCATTCTGCATTTGTTTATTTGTTTATCTATTTTTGAGGACAGAAGGAGCCCAACTCCATGTAAAACGAGCCAGCTTAGCACCGCCTCAACCTAAGGTCAAGCATAGCTGGATTAGGCGGAGCCGGAGCCCACTGATATGCAATGATGGGTTACACTTAAGAAGGAGTCACTGAGGCAACAGCCTAAGTGCAAACCAGTAGCAGGCCAAAAGGACCAACCCATTAAACCACACAGTAGGTGGAGGACACCAACATCCCTACCAAAGCTGCCTCGATCTTAAGGCCTTTTCCTCCGAATCTGGCCACTGGATTGACTTGACTCCCCATCTAAGTAATGGGAACATGGATATAAACCAATGGTATTTCCATGCTTCAGACAGCTGGAGAACCTTCCACATCCGAGCACAACACTTGCTGGAACAAGAAAATGAATGGTAGAACAGCCTCCAAAAACTCCACTGTCTCTTCTTGAAGCTCTTATACTATAACTCCTTCGCTCCCCAAATTACTGGAGTATGGTAATGTAGAAATGCCCCATGCACCTCATCGAGCATGGATATGGACCATCGCACAGGCTGAGAAGAAAACAATCAATTCAGATGGGGAGAGGATAAACATTATGATTGCCGAAATATATCCAGGACCAGTTGGGGTCATGGAAAGCGCAAAAAGGAAGTAGCAGCCAGAAAGGGCAGATATTCAGCCAGAAAACGAACAAAAGAAAGGTTTCTTAGAAAATTTAGCAAGGGCCAAGCAGAACACCACCTTCTCCCAGAGCTTCTCTATTAAAGGATTTCCAAAGAGATCCCAAATTCTTTGTGGAGAGAGGCTAGCATTAATTGCTCAGATGTAATGGTGCAAAAATGGTATTAGGAGAATTGCTTTTAAGCCAATAAAGCTTAAAAGCAGAAAAAATGGGGCATGGATGGAAATAAATAAGTTGTTTAAATTTTTCTTTTAGGCAGATAAGGATATTGGGAACCATCAAAAACTTCGTAAAGAAGATAAAATGCTGCAAATTGATGACACAACAAGAAAGATAAAGGCTAGAGTTGCACCATAACGAGTTTCACTGATATATGTGAGAGGAGTCAGGTTCAAtagaaatataaaagaaaatttaCATTTAgatataagtattttttttaaagcaaTGACAAATTTTACAAACTAATTGTGAAGACCAAGACTAATGGTTGTCTTTGAAAATTActcacatgcaaaaaaaaaaacctcacatgcaaaaaaaaaaaaaaaaaagagaaaatggtTAAAAGCTACAAATACAAATcaagatattataataataaaacataaaataaGGAAATAAATAATTGAATACAAAATTGACTATAAGAGAAGGAAAATGAAAAgtaacaaactagagaaataaAATAAAGTGACTAGCATCCACATTCAAACTTTTCTAGGTAACTCTCAATTTTTCTCTGAAATCTAATaaggtaataaaaataaaaacggTATGAAGGCTAAACACGATTGGATTTTGAGAATATCAAAAGATCATCTTGAGTGAGTGGACTGaaatgagacaaaagaaaagggagaagatCTGCACACAATCTAAGCGGATTTG
Above is a genomic segment from Elaeis guineensis isolate ETL-2024a chromosome 1, EG11, whole genome shotgun sequence containing:
- the LOC105038595 gene encoding uncharacterized protein, which gives rise to MRLCWIQTTHRHRVCGCERAWGSMIVLCFSRLLPQTPPPPRATFSRPARLVHRLIQIRPPPSRLPPVLAFTSVRRPSRSSAQKNDGSSETLEEEDAAAGEETSGKKTESAEQTEQLKEMMEARRKKSSSAPDLWGGVAEEVREIEWPAFGRVLGTTGVVLAVIAGSSIALLTVNAILAEISDSFFAGKGVQDFF